GTGTCGTTCAGTTGTGCCGCACCGCGTCGTTGAGACGGTGCGGTGGTGCGTACGTCCAGATTACTGAGGTTGCCCCCGGTAGCGCACGTACGGCAAAGGGAGCGGTCCCCGGGAAGTGGGCACCGCTCCCTCTCACAGCGTGCTTACTTGGCGCCGCCGGCCGCACCGCGGCGGATGCCGAGGCGGTCGACGAGGGCGCGGAAGCGCTGGATGTCCTTCTTGGCCAGGTACTGCAGGAGGCGGCGACGCTGGCCGACCAGGATCAGCAGGCCACGACGGGAGTGGTGGTCGTGCTTGTGCGTCTTGAGGTGCTCCGTCAGGTCCGAGATCCGGCGGGAGAGCATGGCGACCTGAACCTCGGGGGAACCGGTGTCACCCTCCTTCTGGGCGAACTCGGACATGATCTGCTTCTTCGTAGCGGCGTCGAGCGGCACGCGTACTCCTCTTGGTGTTCGATGCGCCCACGAGTGCCCCTGGTCTGGATCTCAGGGGAGCTTCCGTGACTCGGAGGCGAAGGTCCGATGGGCGCTGCCCCCAGAAAGGAACCGGGGACGCGTACACAAACGGCCACCGCACAGACTACCAGCCGCCGCGCAGCGCCCTTCCCGGCCGTCCTCGCGCGCGGGCGCGGCACCCCTCGGGGCGGGGGAATCAGCTGGTGAGGGACCGGATCGAGGTGTAGACGCCGAAGACCGCGAGGCAGAGCGGCAGGAGCGTGAGCAGGACGAAGGCCTCGGCGATCTCCAGGAAGCGGCCCCAGAAGGGGGTGACCCCCTTGCGGGGGACGATGAGCCCTATGGCAGTGATCACCGCGGCGGTCGCGGCCACGGCCGCGGTGAGCCAGATCGTACGGATGTCGAGCGCCGCGGTGTCGCCGCGCAGGGCGTCGATCATGATGCCCGTCGGGGGGCGCAGGCAGAGGCCGAGGCCGAGGAGCACCAGGGCGCCGAGGCCCGCGGCCAGCGCGCAGGCGACCTGGGCGGTGTAGCGGAAGAGGTGGGCCCGCATCAGCATGGCGCAGCCGGTGGCCAGCGCCAGCAGCTGTCCGAAGACGTCCGCCGAGAACCCGAGGACGGCCGCGCCGGCGACCGCCACCATGGCGCAGCCGCCGGCCAGGCCGAGGAGCAGTTCGTGGCCGCGCCGGGCCTGCGCGGCGATCCTGACCGCGTCGACCGGCCCCTGGGGGGCCTGCTCGGCCGTTCCGTAGTCGCCGCTGGTGGTGCGGGGCGGCTCGAAGCCGATGGGGAGGCGGGCGAAACGGGTGGAGAGGGCCGGCAGGAATCCGAGCGCCCCGACCGAGAGCGGGGCGCAGACGGCCGCGGTCTCGGTGGGCTCCAGGTCGGTGAGGATCGCGGCGAAGGTCACCAGTACGCCGACGGCCGAGGCGAAGACGAAGGCGACGAAGGGGCCGTCGCCGGTGGGGGCGACGATCACCAGGATCACCGAGACGACGAGGACGGCGACGCAGGCCAGCAGGAACTGGAGGCGGCCGATCCCCTCCCCGGCGTCCAGCGGCAGCAGGCCGGACCCGGCGACCGCCCCGTTGACGAGGGCGCCTGTGCCGAGGGCGACGGCCGAGCCCCGGTCCTCGTACACCCGGGCGCGCACTCCGGCGACGGCGAGCAGCAGGACGGCGGCGACCGCGGCGATGACACCGGGGAGGCCGTGCATGTCGTGCAGCGGGTCGGCGGTCCACAGGACGAAGCCGAGGAGGGCGAGGAGCACCGAGCCGCCGAAGAGGCCCGAGCCGCGCATCAGGGCGTCGCCCCAGAGGGTGCGGTCACGGGCCACCGCGGACGC
The DNA window shown above is from Streptomyces sp. NBC_00247 and carries:
- the rpsO gene encoding 30S ribosomal protein S15; protein product: MPLDAATKKQIMSEFAQKEGDTGSPEVQVAMLSRRISDLTEHLKTHKHDHHSRRGLLILVGQRRRLLQYLAKKDIQRFRALVDRLGIRRGAAGGAK
- the eccD gene encoding type VII secretion integral membrane protein EccD; translated protein: MTTTARAATTGPGRTGPGVPAGNGTGFCRVTVVAPDSRVDVALPEDVPLADLYPEVLRLSGQSPAEGAPVGYHLVRRDGTVLDSGRTLAAQRILDGELLSLRPFSESLPPAVFDDVSDAVASAVARDRTLWGDALMRGSGLFGGSVLLALLGFVLWTADPLHDMHGLPGVIAAVAAVLLLAVAGVRARVYEDRGSAVALGTGALVNGAVAGSGLLPLDAGEGIGRLQFLLACVAVLVVSVILVIVAPTGDGPFVAFVFASAVGVLVTFAAILTDLEPTETAAVCAPLSVGALGFLPALSTRFARLPIGFEPPRTTSGDYGTAEQAPQGPVDAVRIAAQARRGHELLLGLAGGCAMVAVAGAAVLGFSADVFGQLLALATGCAMLMRAHLFRYTAQVACALAAGLGALVLLGLGLCLRPPTGIMIDALRGDTAALDIRTIWLTAAVAATAAVITAIGLIVPRKGVTPFWGRFLEIAEAFVLLTLLPLCLAVFGVYTSIRSLTS